The following DNA comes from Anaerohalosphaeraceae bacterium.
CTGACGGTGGTGGCGCCGGATGTGGGGAATATGAAGAAGGCGGCGCGGTATGCCCAGAAGCTGGGGGCGGATTTGGCGATTATTCACAAGCGGCGCGTTAACGGAGCTGAAGTGGTTTGCGGGGAGATTATCGGGGAGGTGGAAGGGCGGAATATTGTGATGTGCGATGATATGATTACGACGGGCGGAACGATTTGCGGGGCGGCGGAACTGCTGAAGCAGCGGGGGGCCGGCCAGATTATTGCCGGGGCCACCCATGGTGTTTTGGCAAAGCCGGCGCTGGAGCGGCTGCCGAAAGCGCCGCTGGATGAGGTGATTGTGACTGACAGTGTTCCGCTCGGTTCGAAGGGAACGGTGCTGAACAATCTGACGGTGCTGAGTGTGGCGGACCTGCTGGGGGAAGCGGTCCGGCGAATTCATCTGAATCTGTCCGTCAGCGGTTTGTTTAACGGAATCGAGTAAGACAGAGGCGGGCGGGAAGCGGCCAAGCAGTCCTGCCTGCCGGCAAAGAAAGACAGAGAGGACATGTATGGCAGAGTTGATGACGTTAGAGGCGGAAATTCGGCAGCAGAAAGGCAGCAAAGCAGCCCGACGGCTTCGGGACCGGAAGGTCGGCAAACTGCCGGCGATTGTGTACGGGCACGGACAGGAGCCGGTGTGCATTTCGCTGAATGCGCATGATTTTGTCGAAGCCCTGCATCACGGGCACCGGATTTTTGATGTGCAGCTGCCTGGCGGCAGGCAGACCCTGCTGGTGAAGGATTTGCAGTATGACCATTTCGGCAAGCAGATTATCCATGCGGATCTGATGCGTGTGGACCTGTCGGAGCGGGTGACGGTGACGGTGCCGCTGGAGCTTCGCGGAACGGCCAAAGGCTCGCACGAGGGCGGGATTGTGGATCAGATGCTGGACCATCTGGAAATCGAATGCGGCGTGACGGAAATTCCGGAAGTTCTCGTCGTGTCGATCAAGGAATTGGGATTGGACCAGATGATTCATGCCAAGGATGTGGAGCTGCCCGCCGGGGTGGTGCTGAAGACCAATCCGGAAGCCCTGATTTGCCTGTGTCATCTGCCGAAGGTCCGGGAAGCCGAAGAAGCGGCTGCCCCTGCCGAAGGGGTGCAGGAACCGGAAGTTATTACGGAGCGCAAGCCGACGGAAGAAGAAACCGAAACGGCCTAAGGTTCGGCCTCGGAGAGAGCCGTGTCGGACGGAGTCTGGAAGACGTTGCGGAATTGTCTGGGGAAGGCGGCTTGCCGGCCGTCCGAGCCGTCGGGGTCGGAGTTGTATGTGGTGGCGGGCCTGGGCAATCCGGGAGCGGCTTACGAGAAGACGCGGCATAATGTGGGGTTTGAGGTGATTGACCGGCTGGCAGAGCGGCTGGGAGCCGGCGCCGAAAAGAAAAAGTTCGGTTCGCTGGTTCGCGAGGCGCAGGCGGAAGGGCGGAAGCTGCTGCTGGTCAAGCCGCAGACCTTTATGAACCGCAGCGGTCAGGCGGTGGCGACGGTGCTGGGGTTTTATCGGCTGGGACTGGAGCGGCTGCTGGTGGTGACGGATGATGCGGCGCTGGAACCGGGCCGAATTCGGCTGCGTGCAAAAGGTTCGTCGGGCGGGCATAAAGGCCTGGCGGACATTATCGAAAAAGTGAACAGTGAAGAATTTGCTCGGCTTCGGGTGGGGATTGGTTCCTGCCCGAGTGAATCGATGGCCGACTATGTTCTGTCTCGTCCTTCGGTGCAAGAGCGGGTTTTGCTGGAGCGTGCCGCAGAGCTGGCGGCGGAGGCGGTTCTGTGCTGGGTGCGGGACGGCATCGAGGCGGCGATGAATCGATACAATAGTCGGGAACGTGCCGGTTTTCCGGAAGGAACGGAGCCGGAGAAGAACGGACTGGAGAACCCAGACGAAACAAGAAATCCTTAAAGTATGGGAGGTCTGAATTTGAAAACAGCGGTCAAACGGTTGTATGAAGGGTTGTTCCTGGTGGATTCGGCGCTGGCGGCGTCGGATTGGGACGGTGTCCTGGGAACTATTCGCAAGTTTCTGGAGCGGGCCGGTGCGGACATTGTGAGCTTGAAGAAGTGGGA
Coding sequences within:
- the prs gene encoding ribose-phosphate diphosphokinase, with the protein product LTVVAPDVGNMKKAARYAQKLGADLAIIHKRRVNGAEVVCGEIIGEVEGRNIVMCDDMITTGGTICGAAELLKQRGAGQIIAGATHGVLAKPALERLPKAPLDEVIVTDSVPLGSKGTVLNNLTVLSVADLLGEAVRRIHLNLSVSGLFNGIE
- a CDS encoding 50S ribosomal protein L25; this translates as MAELMTLEAEIRQQKGSKAARRLRDRKVGKLPAIVYGHGQEPVCISLNAHDFVEALHHGHRIFDVQLPGGRQTLLVKDLQYDHFGKQIIHADLMRVDLSERVTVTVPLELRGTAKGSHEGGIVDQMLDHLEIECGVTEIPEVLVVSIKELGLDQMIHAKDVELPAGVVLKTNPEALICLCHLPKVREAEEAAAPAEGVQEPEVITERKPTEEETETA
- the pth gene encoding aminoacyl-tRNA hydrolase gives rise to the protein MSDGVWKTLRNCLGKAACRPSEPSGSELYVVAGLGNPGAAYEKTRHNVGFEVIDRLAERLGAGAEKKKFGSLVREAQAEGRKLLLVKPQTFMNRSGQAVATVLGFYRLGLERLLVVTDDAALEPGRIRLRAKGSSGGHKGLADIIEKVNSEEFARLRVGIGSCPSESMADYVLSRPSVQERVLLERAAELAAEAVLCWVRDGIEAAMNRYNSRERAGFPEGTEPEKNGLENPDETRNP